The proteins below come from a single Gemmatimonadota bacterium genomic window:
- a CDS encoding cupin domain-containing protein → MPAATTATKHVWTDVKLETLSPLLSRKVLSTDRMMIAQVFLTKGAVVPGHEHHNEQITYIMSGCLRFWLGEHADAPGDVYTDVAAGEVLLIPSNLRHRAEALEDTLDLDVFNPPREDWLNGSDAYLRKEK, encoded by the coding sequence ATGCCTGCCGCCACGACCGCCACGAAGCACGTTTGGACCGATGTAAAGCTCGAAACGCTCTCCCCCTTGCTCTCGCGCAAGGTGCTCAGCACGGACCGTATGATGATCGCCCAAGTGTTCCTGACCAAAGGGGCCGTGGTGCCCGGGCACGAACACCATAATGAGCAGATCACCTACATCATGAGCGGCTGCCTGCGCTTCTGGCTCGGCGAGCACGCGGACGCCCCCGGCGACGTGTACACCGACGTGGCCGCCGGCGAGGTCTTGCTCATTCCGAGCAACCTGCGCCACCGCGCCGAGGCGCTCGAGGATACGCTCGATCTGGACGTGTTCAACCCGCCGCGCGAAGACTGGCTGAACGGGAGTGATGCCTATCTCCGGAAGGAGAAGTAG
- a CDS encoding branched-chain amino acid transaminase, whose amino-acid sequence MKLTETKWIWRDGTFIKWADAQVHVLCHSLQFGSSAFEGVRCYETPKGPAIFRLQDHLTRLVNSCKIYRMEVPYSIEDMVEGCRELVRRNEMKSCYLRPMVLRGYGAAGMIPFDSPIEVYLPCWPWGAYLGDEAMENGVDCCISTWNRMAPNTIPAAAKVAGNYLSGQLVKMEALLNGFAEGIALGPDGMLSEGSGMNVFVVSGGTLYTPPVDGTLLPGITRSSIITLAKEAGIEVIERALPRESLYTADEVFFTGTAAEITPVRSVDKITVGKGKRGPMTLLLQTAYMETVTGKRADPHGWLTLV is encoded by the coding sequence GTGAAGCTCACCGAAACGAAGTGGATCTGGCGCGACGGCACGTTCATCAAGTGGGCCGACGCCCAAGTCCACGTCCTTTGCCATTCCCTGCAGTTCGGCTCGTCCGCCTTTGAAGGCGTCCGCTGCTACGAAACGCCCAAGGGACCGGCCATTTTCCGCCTCCAAGACCACCTCACCCGCCTCGTCAATTCCTGCAAGATCTACCGCATGGAAGTGCCGTACAGCATCGAGGACATGGTCGAGGGGTGCCGCGAGCTGGTGCGCCGCAATGAGATGAAGTCGTGCTACCTGCGCCCGATGGTGCTCCGCGGCTACGGCGCCGCCGGCATGATCCCCTTTGATAGCCCGATTGAGGTCTACCTCCCCTGCTGGCCGTGGGGCGCTTATTTGGGCGACGAAGCGATGGAAAACGGTGTGGACTGCTGCATCTCCACCTGGAACCGCATGGCGCCCAACACCATTCCCGCGGCAGCCAAGGTGGCCGGCAACTACCTCAGCGGCCAGCTCGTGAAGATGGAAGCGCTCCTCAACGGCTTCGCCGAAGGAATCGCGCTGGGCCCTGACGGCATGTTGAGCGAAGGCTCGGGGATGAACGTATTCGTGGTGAGCGGGGGCACGCTCTACACGCCGCCAGTCGACGGCACGTTGCTCCCAGGCATTACGCGCTCGAGCATCATCACTCTCGCCAAGGAAGCGGGGATTGAGGTGATTGAGCGCGCGCTGCCCCGTGAAAGTCTCTACACGGCCGACGAAGTGTTCTTTACCGGCACCGCCGCAGAGATCACGCCGGTCCGGAGCGTAGACAAGATTACGGTCGGCAAGGGGAAGCGCGGACCGATGACGTTGTTGTTGCAGACGGCGTATATGGAGACGGTCACCGGCAAGCGCGCCGACCCGCACGGCTGGCTCACGCTGGTGTAG
- a CDS encoding TetR/AcrR family transcriptional regulator gives MNTPATAPERLLAVAGDLFARAGFDAVSVRDIITRAKANLGAVTYHFGSKEALFHAVIERVGGKLADRFAEQASQPGPPLDRICGIVTMVLTDREFPAGAMILRELAATDRPLPPPLLRVMQRNLGTIAGLIREGQRDGSICKGEPELLAMSVMAQPFLLRVVSRIPRDVAGVDRNDPRTQKRLVTHVVSIIRRSLATQPEHRS, from the coding sequence ATGAATACACCCGCCACCGCCCCCGAACGCCTCCTCGCCGTTGCCGGTGACCTCTTTGCCCGCGCGGGCTTTGACGCGGTGTCGGTGCGCGACATCATCACGCGCGCCAAAGCCAATCTGGGCGCGGTCACCTACCACTTCGGCTCCAAAGAAGCACTCTTTCACGCGGTCATCGAACGCGTCGGCGGCAAGCTCGCCGATCGATTCGCAGAACAGGCCAGCCAGCCAGGGCCGCCGCTCGACCGCATCTGCGGCATTGTCACAATGGTGCTTACCGATCGCGAGTTTCCCGCCGGTGCCATGATCCTGCGCGAACTCGCCGCCACCGACCGACCGCTCCCCCCGCCCCTGCTTCGTGTGATGCAGCGCAACCTCGGCACCATCGCAGGGCTCATTCGCGAAGGACAGCGCGATGGCTCCATCTGCAAAGGTGAGCCGGAACTGCTCGCCATGAGCGTCATGGCGCAGCCATTCCTCCTTCGCGTGGTGAGTCGCATTCCGCGCGATGTCGCGGGAGTCGACCGGAACGACCCGCGCACACAAAAACGTCTCGTCACACACGTCGTTTCCATCATCCGTCGCAGCCTCGCGACACAGCCCGAGCATCGGTCATGA
- a CDS encoding TolC family protein — protein MIPILLFSALLVTQQDTARLTIATAVDRAIATHPSVAAARAQRDVASADIDQARAAWLPMLSLDGAINRFEKPMIVYPLHALDLRNPPTFDRALAQASVGAAYTLLDFGARSSRVHVAERQREAADATLGATEQQLAARTANAYLRVLTTRGILAAEDQRLAALSAEAKRARDRLAAGKSARLDTLRAASELASASADRLTSASNVDIAEHELARLVGVAYETVHQAPLAGVRLSPAANNADATVTRGALTARANSANTDVVAATRRADAAQAAIGSARATMYPQVQAMSAIVDRSNITGRYLAEWQMGVAFSYPIFTGGARTSLIGRAEAAARVSEEQVRAAKLTNAQQLDETQSTLDGSRARVTALEAAVAQSSEVARITQLLRDVGEGTQTDYLIAEANLFRARSSLVQARHAVIAARVELARVLGELSRSWIASSLETLP, from the coding sequence ATGATTCCGATTCTGCTCTTCTCCGCACTTCTGGTCACGCAACAAGACACCGCGCGCCTGACCATCGCCACGGCCGTTGACCGTGCGATCGCCACCCACCCGTCGGTGGCCGCCGCGCGCGCGCAGCGGGACGTCGCATCCGCCGATATCGATCAGGCGCGTGCCGCGTGGCTCCCCATGCTCAGCCTCGACGGCGCCATCAATCGGTTTGAAAAACCGATGATTGTCTATCCCCTGCACGCACTCGATCTGCGCAACCCGCCTACGTTCGACCGTGCGCTGGCACAAGCATCGGTCGGCGCCGCATACACACTGCTCGATTTCGGGGCGCGCTCCTCGCGTGTGCATGTCGCCGAGCGACAGCGCGAGGCCGCCGACGCCACGCTCGGCGCCACGGAACAACAGTTAGCCGCACGCACGGCGAACGCGTATCTCCGCGTCCTCACCACGCGCGGTATTCTCGCCGCGGAAGATCAGCGCCTCGCCGCCCTATCGGCCGAAGCGAAGCGCGCCCGCGACAGACTCGCCGCCGGAAAATCGGCACGGCTCGACACGTTGCGGGCGGCCTCCGAACTCGCCTCCGCGAGCGCCGATCGTCTGACGAGCGCGTCGAACGTGGACATTGCCGAACACGAACTCGCACGTCTCGTCGGCGTTGCCTATGAGACCGTGCACCAAGCGCCGCTCGCGGGCGTGCGACTCTCGCCAGCCGCGAACAACGCCGACGCCACCGTCACGCGCGGCGCCCTGACCGCCCGCGCGAACAGCGCGAACACCGATGTGGTGGCGGCGACACGGCGCGCCGACGCCGCCCAAGCCGCCATCGGATCGGCGCGCGCAACGATGTATCCGCAAGTGCAAGCCATGAGCGCGATCGTCGATCGGAGCAATATCACGGGCCGCTACCTCGCGGAGTGGCAGATGGGCGTCGCTTTCTCGTATCCGATTTTCACGGGCGGCGCCCGCACAAGCCTGATTGGTCGCGCCGAAGCAGCGGCGCGCGTCTCAGAGGAACAAGTGCGCGCCGCCAAACTCACCAACGCGCAGCAACTGGATGAAACCCAATCCACACTCGACGGATCGCGTGCACGGGTGACGGCCCTCGAAGCGGCTGTCGCGCAATCATCTGAGGTGGCGCGCATCACACAGTTATTGCGCGATGTTGGAGAAGGAACACAAACCGATTACTTGATTGCCGAAGCTAATCTTTTTCGTGCTCGTAGCAGTCTCGTGCAGGCCCGCCACGCCGTCATTGCGGCGCGAGTGGAACTGGCACGGGTACTGGGCGAGCTCTCACGCTCCTGGATTGCCAGCTCGCTGGAGACACTCCCATGA
- a CDS encoding efflux RND transporter periplasmic adaptor subunit produces MKRAPILIVLVAAIAVGGYFYLRPRAQSDSMASSGTVEATEASLGVQVAGRIEAIRAREGDKVRTGDTLAVIDRTELRARQAQAEAQRDAARALLTEFERGSRPEELAQSREADSAAAARLTDAQRDLARVQQLFREGAVSQEAHDKARLALDVARSQREQVAQQLQLVRSGPRSERIAAQRAAVQQADAVVRQITAQLANAVVLAPFDGVVTVRQRQPGEIVAPGAPLLTLANLGDRWVRIYIAEDRLGAVQLGEPATITTDTYRDRQYTGEVAFIASEAEFTPRNVQTTAERVKLVYAVKVRITGDTTNALKPGMPADVLLRPKR; encoded by the coding sequence ATGAAACGCGCCCCGATTCTCATTGTGCTCGTCGCGGCAATCGCCGTTGGCGGGTATTTCTATCTTCGTCCGCGGGCGCAGAGCGACAGCATGGCGTCCAGCGGTACTGTTGAGGCGACCGAAGCGTCGCTCGGCGTACAGGTCGCTGGCCGCATCGAAGCCATTCGTGCTCGCGAAGGTGACAAGGTGCGGACGGGCGACACACTCGCGGTGATCGACCGCACCGAACTCCGCGCACGGCAGGCACAGGCCGAAGCGCAACGCGATGCGGCGCGCGCCCTGCTGACCGAGTTTGAGCGCGGCTCGCGCCCTGAGGAACTGGCGCAGTCACGCGAGGCCGATAGCGCGGCCGCCGCGCGCCTCACCGACGCACAGCGCGATCTCGCGCGCGTGCAGCAACTGTTCCGCGAAGGAGCGGTGTCGCAGGAGGCGCACGACAAGGCACGCCTCGCTTTGGATGTGGCGCGCAGTCAACGAGAGCAGGTCGCGCAGCAACTGCAGCTCGTACGCTCCGGCCCACGCAGCGAGCGGATCGCGGCGCAGCGCGCGGCGGTACAGCAGGCCGATGCCGTCGTGCGTCAGATTACCGCCCAACTGGCAAACGCCGTCGTGCTCGCGCCCTTCGATGGCGTGGTCACCGTGCGTCAACGGCAGCCTGGCGAAATCGTCGCGCCGGGCGCTCCCCTGCTCACCCTCGCGAACCTCGGCGATCGCTGGGTGCGCATTTACATCGCAGAAGACCGACTCGGCGCCGTTCAGCTCGGCGAACCGGCAACGATAACGACCGACACCTACCGCGACCGGCAGTACACGGGCGAGGTCGCCTTTATTGCGAGCGAAGCCGAGTTTACTCCGCGCAATGTGCAAACGACGGCGGAACGCGTCAAACTCGTGTATGCCGTGAAGGTGCGCATCACGGGGGACACGACCAACGCACTGAAACCCGGCATGCCCGCGGACGTTCTGCTCCGCCCCAAGCGGTAG
- a CDS encoding ABC transporter ATP-binding protein — MTTARRPVDQSATDSFAISAHGLTRAFGTLTAVNGLTFNVGKGELFGLVGPDGAGKTTTLRMLAGVLPPTSGDAEVRGVSVARDPEGVKHHIAYMSQRFGLYTDLTVRENIDFYADLYEVPAAERAARRERLYQFSNLGTFEHRLAGQLSGGMKQKLGLCCALIHQPEILLLDEPTFGVDPISRRDLWLILDEMVSQGVSVLVTTAYMDEAERCDHVALLNQGRIIALDTPAALQATMRGQIVSLRASDSRRAVERIKSEPSVRRATLFGDTIHVVMSESARDWSGVASALAADGITIADVHDVEASLEDVFIERVKGAEAAAAAAVAP; from the coding sequence ATGACGACTGCCCGTCGCCCTGTCGATCAATCCGCGACTGACTCGTTCGCCATTTCGGCGCACGGCCTCACGCGCGCGTTCGGCACACTGACGGCGGTGAACGGGTTGACGTTCAACGTGGGCAAGGGTGAGTTGTTTGGGCTGGTCGGTCCTGACGGCGCTGGCAAGACAACCACACTGCGCATGCTGGCCGGTGTGCTGCCACCGACGAGCGGTGACGCGGAAGTCCGCGGCGTCAGCGTCGCGCGCGACCCGGAAGGGGTGAAGCACCACATCGCCTATATGTCGCAGCGGTTTGGGCTCTACACCGATCTCACCGTGCGCGAAAATATTGATTTCTACGCTGATCTCTACGAGGTGCCGGCCGCGGAACGCGCCGCACGCCGCGAGCGGCTCTATCAGTTCTCCAATCTTGGCACCTTTGAGCATCGCCTTGCCGGCCAGTTGTCCGGCGGCATGAAGCAGAAGCTCGGCCTGTGCTGTGCGCTCATTCACCAGCCTGAGATTCTTCTTCTCGACGAGCCAACCTTCGGCGTGGATCCCATTTCGCGTCGCGACCTCTGGTTGATTCTCGATGAAATGGTCTCGCAGGGCGTCTCGGTGCTCGTAACCACCGCGTATATGGACGAAGCGGAGCGGTGCGACCATGTGGCCCTACTCAATCAAGGGCGCATTATTGCGCTCGATACCCCCGCGGCGCTTCAAGCGACTATGCGCGGCCAGATTGTGTCGTTGCGGGCGTCGGACAGCCGCCGCGCGGTGGAGCGAATCAAAAGTGAACCGTCCGTGCGCCGAGCCACGCTGTTTGGCGACACGATCCACGTGGTCATGTCCGAGAGCGCGCGCGACTGGAGCGGCGTAGCAAGTGCGCTCGCCGCAGACGGGATCACCATCGCAGATGTGCATGACGTGGAAGCCTCGCTCGAGGATGTCTTTATTGAACGGGTCAAAGGCGCTGAGGCGGCCGCGGCGGCCGCGGTGGCGCCGTGA
- a CDS encoding ABC transporter ATP-binding protein, producing the protein MTTPLAPLNNSPTSARLAVQVRDLTRTFGTFTAVDHVTFDVAEGEIFGFLGPNGAGKTTTIKMLTGLLAPSGGEGRVAGLDVRTASEEIKTRIGYMSQLFSLYGDLTVEENIAFFAGLYEVSGERLDARRAWVLEMAGLTKHRTQMTSELPLGWKQRLALGCAVLHEPPILFLDEPTSGVDPISRRAFWELIYSLADRGTTVFVSTHYMEEAEYCNRLALMNRGRLIALDRPDALRNQMMEPILEVATPDAAAAAQALQHQPGIIEAAMFGRALHVVVNDVTAAESFLPTFLAARGLQCERVTRIRPSLEDVFVSLVRREGGAVIG; encoded by the coding sequence GTGACCACTCCTCTCGCCCCGCTCAATAATTCGCCAACATCGGCGCGCCTCGCTGTACAGGTGCGCGATCTCACGCGCACGTTCGGCACTTTCACGGCCGTTGACCACGTCACTTTCGATGTGGCCGAAGGAGAAATCTTCGGATTCCTTGGCCCCAATGGCGCGGGGAAGACGACCACCATCAAGATGCTCACCGGGTTGCTTGCGCCGAGCGGTGGCGAAGGGCGTGTGGCCGGACTGGATGTGCGCACGGCGTCCGAGGAAATCAAAACACGCATTGGCTACATGTCGCAGCTGTTCTCGCTCTACGGCGATCTCACCGTTGAGGAGAACATTGCATTCTTTGCCGGCCTGTACGAGGTCTCCGGCGAGCGTTTGGACGCGCGCCGCGCGTGGGTGCTTGAGATGGCGGGACTCACCAAGCATCGCACGCAAATGACCAGCGAGCTCCCACTTGGCTGGAAGCAACGGCTCGCACTTGGCTGCGCGGTGTTGCACGAACCGCCCATTCTGTTTCTGGACGAGCCGACTTCCGGCGTGGACCCTATTTCGCGCCGCGCATTTTGGGAACTCATCTATTCACTCGCGGACCGCGGCACGACCGTGTTCGTGAGTACGCATTACATGGAAGAGGCGGAGTACTGCAATCGACTCGCGTTGATGAACCGGGGCCGGCTGATTGCCTTGGATCGTCCCGACGCGCTCCGCAATCAGATGATGGAGCCCATTCTTGAAGTAGCGACACCCGACGCCGCCGCTGCCGCACAGGCCCTGCAGCACCAACCCGGGATTATTGAGGCAGCGATGTTTGGACGCGCGTTGCACGTGGTGGTGAACGACGTGACGGCCGCGGAGTCGTTCTTGCCAACCTTTCTCGCTGCGCGTGGCCTTCAGTGCGAGCGCGTGACGCGAATCCGGCCATCCCTAGAAGATGTGTTTGTCTCGCTTGTGCGCCGCGAGGGCGGCGCGGTGATTGGCTAA
- a CDS encoding ABC transporter permease, with amino-acid sequence MRIRPSRLLAIARKEVIQLRRDVRSLAMAFVVPAAMVMFFGYVISFDVRDITLAVLDQDHSQRSRELVESFAASGRFRIVDRLSRSEDVAPLLDRGAIRMALVIPPGFERELGAGATAPVQAIIDGADANTAGISANYATAIVMAYSAKIVLRTTLAAAPVSAEARVWYNEALESPPMIVPGLVAVIMMIIAAMLTALTVAREWERGTMEQLAATPVHPAEVILGKLLPYLVIGLIDVAATILIGMFVFDVPFRGNPALLGIMTTMFLVGSLGLGIFISTVLRSQLLATQVAMLATFLPSVLLSGLMFDINAMPLPLRIISLAVPARFFITVMRGIFLKNVGIPVLWGQGLAMVAYAIIGLTLAVRAFRKEIA; translated from the coding sequence ATGCGTATCCGCCCGAGCCGCCTCTTGGCGATTGCGCGAAAAGAAGTCATTCAGTTGCGGCGCGACGTGCGCAGCCTTGCCATGGCGTTCGTGGTGCCAGCGGCAATGGTGATGTTCTTTGGGTATGTGATCAGTTTTGATGTGAGAGACATCACGTTGGCGGTACTCGATCAAGACCATTCCCAGCGGAGTCGCGAGCTGGTCGAGTCTTTTGCGGCGTCAGGACGGTTTCGGATTGTCGATCGGCTCTCGAGGAGCGAAGACGTGGCTCCGCTGCTGGATCGTGGGGCAATCCGCATGGCGCTGGTGATCCCGCCAGGCTTCGAACGAGAGTTAGGGGCAGGAGCCACCGCCCCCGTGCAGGCGATCATCGATGGCGCGGACGCCAACACCGCTGGCATTTCGGCCAACTACGCCACGGCGATCGTCATGGCGTATTCCGCCAAGATCGTCCTGCGGACAACACTCGCGGCCGCACCGGTGAGTGCTGAGGCTCGTGTGTGGTATAACGAGGCGCTCGAGAGTCCGCCGATGATCGTTCCGGGATTAGTGGCAGTGATCATGATGATTATTGCCGCCATGTTGACGGCGCTGACCGTGGCCCGAGAATGGGAACGTGGCACCATGGAGCAACTGGCCGCCACGCCGGTGCACCCGGCTGAGGTGATTCTCGGCAAACTGTTGCCGTATTTGGTGATTGGGCTGATCGACGTCGCCGCCACGATTCTCATTGGAATGTTCGTGTTTGATGTGCCATTCCGCGGGAACCCTGCGCTTCTTGGCATTATGACCACGATGTTCCTCGTTGGTTCACTCGGGCTCGGCATTTTTATTAGCACGGTCCTGCGCTCGCAGCTCCTCGCGACGCAAGTGGCCATGCTCGCGACATTCTTGCCCTCGGTGCTGCTCTCGGGATTGATGTTCGACATCAATGCCATGCCCCTTCCCTTACGCATCATCTCGCTGGCAGTGCCGGCGCGGTTCTTCATCACCGTCATGCGCGGCATCTTCCTCAAGAATGTCGGCATCCCCGTGCTGTGGGGTCAGGGACTCGCGATGGTGGCGTATGCCATCATCGGCCTGACGCTGGCGGTTCGCGCATTCCGTAAGGAGATCGCATGA
- a CDS encoding ABC transporter permease codes for MKRLSFSRLGQLLRKEMRQLLRDPRSRRMLFVAPIFQLLIFGYAVNTDVRHARTYLLDADQSAESRQLASTLTASGYFDIVDRSDRPAQLTRALDAGDVLLGVNIPRGFGADVSRGRPTSVQLLVDGATANTANVALGYATQIIGRYGNQRGAQIAARANGGTMPSGVDFKMRMWYNPNLESRVYNVPAVMGNIVMLMALLLTSLAVVRERELGTLEQLMVSPLQPIELILGKTLPAALIAMIDVVIITVVALLWFHIPFAGSYLVLGVASALFVVTGLGVGLWISTVSNTQQEAFMLMFMFFLPAMMLGGMMFPVENMPHWVQVATLINPVRHYLVVVRGVFLRGAGWSIVMPQLIALSAIGAVVLGFATARFRKTEM; via the coding sequence ATGAAGCGACTGAGCTTTAGTCGCCTCGGGCAGCTCCTGCGTAAGGAGATGCGGCAGTTGCTGCGAGATCCGCGGTCGCGGCGCATGCTCTTTGTGGCACCGATCTTTCAGCTGCTGATCTTTGGATATGCGGTGAACACGGATGTTCGCCACGCGCGCACCTATTTGCTCGACGCAGACCAGAGCGCTGAGTCGCGACAGCTGGCAAGCACGCTCACCGCGAGCGGCTACTTCGACATTGTAGACCGTAGCGATCGGCCAGCGCAACTCACCCGCGCACTCGATGCCGGCGATGTGCTGCTTGGCGTGAACATTCCTCGCGGCTTTGGCGCTGACGTCTCACGCGGGCGCCCGACGTCCGTCCAGCTGCTGGTTGACGGCGCTACCGCTAACACCGCGAATGTGGCGCTTGGCTACGCGACCCAGATCATTGGACGATACGGCAATCAGCGCGGCGCACAGATCGCCGCCCGAGCGAACGGTGGCACCATGCCCAGCGGCGTGGACTTCAAGATGCGGATGTGGTACAACCCGAATCTCGAAAGCCGCGTGTACAATGTGCCCGCCGTTATGGGAAACATCGTCATGCTGATGGCGTTACTTCTCACATCGCTCGCCGTCGTACGGGAACGAGAGCTCGGTACGCTCGAGCAGCTCATGGTGAGCCCGCTTCAGCCCATTGAATTGATTCTCGGCAAAACGTTGCCGGCGGCGCTCATTGCGATGATCGATGTGGTTATCATCACCGTCGTGGCACTCCTCTGGTTTCACATTCCCTTTGCCGGCAGCTATCTGGTGCTGGGCGTGGCAAGTGCGCTGTTTGTGGTCACCGGCCTTGGTGTCGGCTTGTGGATTTCGACCGTGAGCAACACGCAACAGGAAGCATTTATGCTGATGTTCATGTTCTTCCTACCTGCCATGATGCTCGGTGGTATGATGTTCCCCGTGGAGAACATGCCGCACTGGGTGCAGGTGGCTACGCTGATCAACCCGGTGCGCCACTATCTGGTGGTAGTGCGCGGCGTATTCTTGCGCGGCGCAGGCTGGAGCATTGTGATGCCCCAGCTGATAGCGCTCAGCGCAATCGGCGCCGTCGTCCTTGGGTTCGCGACGGCGCGGTTCCGCAAAACAGAGATGTAG
- a CDS encoding molybdopterin-dependent oxidoreductase has translation MTPRNDVPHTLSADASHADGLSGMDRRDFLSVTSSGLLVAFSMRPGPVRPELPAAAAQQRAGTDFNAFLHIGADGRVTTYVGKIEMGQGISTSFPQLVADELNVPISAVDIVLGDTNLCPIDMGTFGSLSIRQLGPAIRAAAAEARATLVAMAADRLQLPAASLEVKDGIVQSRTDASKRVSYGELTAGKRIERRLEGPAPLEAVSAMNIVGTSVPRRDAIEKVTGRAKYAGDIAPKGALHARIVRPPAHGAVLANIDTTAAESVPGARVVRAGELVAVLHAHRDEADKAMRLIKATYGASPSPLNDRTIFAHLEAKAPVGNVTGSAGQVADALKGAKVVVEQTYLKGYVAHAPMETHSAVAEFADGKLTVWASTQTPFPLKTQLARAVNLAPEKVRVITPYVGGGFGGKSAGAQAIEAARLAMVAGVPVRVIWERDEEFFYDTFDPAAVIKIKAGLDSASKIVAWDYTVIGAGDRGAAHGYEIPNHRTLVRGGWMGNSGDLHPFGIGPWRAPGANANVFARESHMDMLAAKAGVDPLEFRLKNLTDARMRGVLQAAAAKFGYVPKVAPSGRGIGIACGTDAGTWVASIAEVKVNRETGEVTVVRVVCAQDMGLVVHPDGTRQQLEGCITMGLGYTLSEEVRFSNGVVLDKNYGTYAIPRFSWVPKIEAVIIEASDKPPMGGGEPAIITMGAVVANAVFDAVGARVVQLPITKARLKEALARPK, from the coding sequence GTGACGCCGCGAAACGACGTGCCTCATACGCTGAGCGCCGACGCCTCGCACGCCGACGGCTTGAGTGGGATGGATCGCCGCGATTTCTTGTCGGTCACGAGCAGTGGTCTACTCGTTGCGTTCTCGATGCGTCCCGGCCCAGTGCGTCCTGAACTGCCGGCGGCCGCAGCGCAGCAACGCGCTGGCACCGACTTCAATGCGTTTCTGCACATCGGTGCCGATGGGCGCGTGACCACGTACGTCGGCAAGATCGAAATGGGACAGGGGATCAGCACCTCCTTCCCACAGTTGGTGGCGGATGAACTCAACGTGCCGATCAGTGCCGTAGATATTGTGCTGGGCGATACCAATCTCTGCCCCATCGATATGGGAACCTTCGGCTCGCTCAGTATTCGCCAACTCGGGCCGGCGATTCGCGCCGCCGCCGCCGAAGCGCGTGCAACGCTTGTCGCGATGGCTGCGGACCGGTTGCAACTCCCCGCTGCGTCGCTCGAGGTAAAGGACGGCATCGTGCAGTCACGCACGGACGCGAGCAAGCGAGTGAGCTACGGCGAACTCACCGCGGGCAAACGCATCGAACGTCGTCTCGAAGGGCCTGCGCCGCTCGAAGCGGTTTCTGCCATGAACATCGTGGGCACATCGGTGCCTCGTCGAGACGCCATTGAAAAAGTTACCGGACGCGCTAAGTACGCCGGCGATATTGCGCCGAAAGGTGCACTGCACGCCCGCATCGTACGTCCTCCGGCGCACGGTGCAGTACTCGCCAACATCGACACCACAGCGGCCGAGTCTGTGCCAGGCGCGCGCGTGGTGCGCGCCGGAGAACTTGTGGCCGTGCTGCATGCCCATCGCGACGAAGCGGACAAGGCGATGCGTCTCATCAAGGCGACCTACGGTGCATCCCCGTCTCCCCTCAATGACCGTACGATCTTCGCGCATCTCGAAGCCAAGGCTCCGGTGGGCAATGTCACCGGTTCAGCTGGGCAGGTGGCCGACGCTTTGAAGGGTGCCAAAGTGGTGGTGGAGCAGACGTATCTCAAAGGCTACGTCGCGCATGCGCCGATGGAAACGCATTCTGCGGTCGCCGAGTTTGCCGATGGTAAGCTCACAGTATGGGCGAGCACGCAGACGCCGTTCCCCCTCAAGACACAGCTGGCGCGCGCCGTGAATCTCGCGCCGGAAAAAGTTCGCGTGATCACACCGTACGTGGGTGGCGGTTTTGGCGGTAAGAGTGCGGGTGCGCAGGCCATTGAAGCCGCTCGGCTCGCGATGGTTGCAGGCGTACCGGTGCGCGTGATCTGGGAACGCGACGAAGAGTTCTTCTACGACACCTTCGACCCGGCCGCCGTCATCAAGATCAAGGCGGGGCTCGACAGTGCCTCGAAGATCGTCGCGTGGGACTACACAGTCATCGGCGCAGGCGATCGCGGCGCGGCGCACGGATACGAGATTCCCAATCATCGCACTCTCGTGCGTGGCGGCTGGATGGGGAACTCGGGTGACCTGCATCCCTTTGGCATTGGGCCGTGGCGTGCGCCTGGGGCCAACGCGAATGTCTTTGCGCGCGAGTCGCACATGGATATGCTCGCGGCGAAAGCTGGCGTTGATCCGCTCGAGTTCCGTCTCAAGAACCTCACCGACGCACGGATGCGAGGCGTACTCCAAGCGGCGGCGGCCAAGTTCGGCTACGTGCCGAAAGTCGCACCGAGCGGACGCGGCATCGGCATTGCCTGCGGAACAGATGCTGGCACGTGGGTGGCGAGCATTGCCGAGGTAAAGGTGAATCGCGAGACGGGAGAGGTGACGGTTGTGCGCGTGGTGTGCGCGCAAGATATGGGGCTCGTCGTGCACCCTGACGGCACGCGGCAGCAACTTGAAGGCTGCATCACCATGGGACTCGGCTACACGCTCTCCGAAGAAGTGCGCTTCAGCAACGGCGTGGTGCTCGACAAGAACTACGGCACCTATGCCATCCCACGTTTCTCGTGGGTACCGAAGATCGAGGCGGTGATTATCGAGGCGTCTGACAAACCGCCGATGGGCGGTGGTGAGCCCGCAATCATTACGATGGGCGCTGTGGTGGCGAACGCCGTGTTTGACGCGGTGGGCGCTCGCGTGGTGCAACTGCCGATCACCAAGGCGCGGCTGAAGGAGGCGTTGGCGCGGCCAAAATAG